One window from the genome of Pandoraea fibrosis encodes:
- the rbbA gene encoding ribosome-associated ATPase/putative transporter RbbA yields MTAPPSLSSPASPPVVHVAGVTLRYGRKTVALDDVGIDIPANCMVGLIGPDGVGKSTLLSLIAGARAVQTGTVEALGGDMASKAHRDLVCPRIAYMPQGLGKNLYPTLSVEENLQFFARLFGHDAAERRRRIDDLTRSTGLHPFLERPAGKLSGGMKQKLGLCCALIHDPDLLILDEPTTGVDPLARAQFWDLIARIRRERPAMSVIVATAYMDEAQRFDWLVAMDAGKVLATGTPAELLARTHRDNLEAAFIDLLPDDKKLGYEPVVIPPLHIDEHTEIAIEAKGLTMRFGDFVAVDHVDFRIRRGEIFGFLGSNGCGKSTTMKMLTGLLQASEGQAWLFGHEVDPKDIDTRRRVGYMSQAFSLYTELTVHQNLVLHARLFHVPEAEVDARVAEMVQRFGLADVLDALPDSIPLGMRQRLSLAVAMVHKPELLILDEPTSGVDPVARDNFWRLLVELSRRDRVTIFISTHFMNEADRCDRISLMHAGKVLVSDPPAKITQDKGAATLEQAFIEYLVEAGGGTPEAPETPKSAVTDAAPTDTAHAHHKAFSLGRMISYLWRETLELQRDPVRATLALVGSLVLMLVMGYGISMDVEDLRYAVLDRDQTTLSQNYALNIAGSRYFIEQPPITDYDDMDRRLRDGELSLAIEIPPGFARDVSHGKAVQIGAWIDGAMPMRAETVQGYVQGMHQNWLADQSLRRLGVRPTASLDIETRYRYNPDVKSLPAMVPAVIPLLLLMLPAMLTALSVVREKELGSILNLYVTPVTRTEFLIGKQIPYVALAMLNFLLMALLAVTLFGVPIKGSFLTLITAVFIFNVVATGIGLLASTFTRSQIAALFFTMIGTMIPAIQFSGMLTPVPSMEGSGRFIGEIYPATYMLIISRGVFNKALGFADLGNAFWPMLVAVPVILGATILLLKKQDK; encoded by the coding sequence ATGACGGCGCCTCCCTCGCTCTCATCGCCCGCCTCCCCGCCGGTCGTTCATGTGGCCGGCGTCACGCTGCGCTACGGCCGCAAGACCGTTGCGCTGGACGACGTCGGCATCGACATCCCCGCCAACTGCATGGTCGGTCTGATCGGCCCTGACGGCGTTGGCAAATCCACGCTGCTCTCGCTCATCGCAGGGGCACGAGCGGTGCAGACGGGCACCGTGGAAGCCCTGGGCGGCGATATGGCCAGCAAGGCACACCGCGATCTCGTGTGCCCGCGCATCGCCTACATGCCGCAGGGGCTTGGCAAGAATCTCTACCCGACGCTCTCTGTCGAAGAGAACCTGCAATTCTTCGCGCGCCTGTTCGGCCACGACGCCGCCGAGCGTCGCCGTCGCATCGACGATCTCACGCGCAGCACCGGCCTGCATCCGTTTCTCGAACGCCCGGCCGGCAAACTCTCGGGCGGGATGAAGCAGAAGCTCGGCCTGTGCTGCGCGCTGATCCATGACCCCGACCTGCTGATTCTCGACGAACCGACGACCGGCGTCGATCCGCTCGCCCGCGCGCAGTTCTGGGATCTGATCGCGCGCATTCGCCGGGAGCGTCCGGCCATGAGCGTAATCGTCGCCACGGCCTATATGGATGAAGCGCAGCGCTTCGACTGGCTCGTGGCGATGGACGCCGGCAAGGTCCTCGCGACCGGCACGCCGGCCGAGCTGCTGGCGCGCACGCACCGCGACAATCTCGAAGCGGCGTTCATCGATCTGTTGCCGGACGACAAGAAGCTCGGCTACGAACCGGTCGTGATTCCGCCGTTGCACATCGACGAGCACACGGAAATTGCCATCGAAGCCAAGGGGCTGACGATGCGCTTTGGCGATTTCGTGGCGGTCGATCATGTGGATTTCCGTATCCGTCGCGGCGAGATCTTCGGCTTCCTCGGCTCGAACGGCTGCGGCAAGTCGACCACGATGAAGATGCTCACCGGCCTGCTGCAGGCGAGCGAAGGTCAGGCGTGGCTCTTCGGTCACGAGGTCGATCCGAAAGACATCGACACGCGCCGGCGCGTGGGCTACATGTCGCAAGCGTTCTCGCTTTACACAGAGTTGACGGTGCATCAGAACCTCGTGCTGCACGCGCGACTGTTCCATGTGCCCGAGGCAGAAGTCGACGCGCGTGTAGCAGAGATGGTGCAACGCTTTGGTCTGGCCGACGTGCTCGACGCACTGCCCGACAGCATTCCACTGGGGATGCGCCAGCGTCTGTCGCTCGCGGTGGCGATGGTGCACAAACCGGAGTTGCTGATTCTTGACGAGCCGACCTCGGGCGTCGATCCGGTCGCCCGCGACAACTTCTGGCGTCTGCTGGTGGAATTGTCCCGGCGGGACCGCGTGACGATCTTTATTTCCACGCACTTCATGAACGAGGCCGACCGCTGCGATCGCATCTCGCTGATGCACGCAGGCAAGGTGCTCGTGTCCGATCCCCCGGCGAAGATCACGCAAGATAAAGGCGCAGCCACGCTCGAGCAGGCGTTCATCGAATACCTTGTCGAAGCGGGCGGCGGCACCCCCGAAGCGCCGGAGACGCCCAAGTCGGCAGTCACAGACGCCGCTCCCACCGATACCGCACATGCGCACCACAAAGCGTTTTCGCTCGGTCGCATGATCAGCTATCTCTGGCGCGAAACGCTGGAACTGCAACGCGACCCGGTGCGCGCCACGCTCGCGCTGGTCGGCTCGCTCGTGCTGATGCTCGTGATGGGCTACGGCATCAGCATGGACGTGGAGGATCTGCGCTACGCCGTGCTCGACCGCGACCAGACCACGTTGAGTCAGAACTACGCACTCAATATCGCGGGGTCTCGTTACTTCATCGAGCAGCCCCCCATCACCGATTACGACGACATGGACCGCCGCCTGCGCGACGGCGAACTGTCGCTGGCCATCGAAATTCCACCGGGGTTCGCCCGTGACGTGTCGCACGGCAAGGCCGTGCAGATCGGCGCATGGATCGATGGCGCCATGCCGATGCGCGCGGAAACGGTACAAGGCTATGTGCAGGGCATGCACCAGAACTGGCTGGCCGATCAGTCCTTGCGACGGCTCGGCGTCCGGCCCACGGCGTCGCTCGATATCGAGACCCGCTATCGCTATAACCCCGACGTCAAGAGCCTGCCGGCGATGGTGCCGGCCGTCATTCCGCTGCTGTTGCTGATGCTGCCTGCGATGCTCACCGCACTGTCGGTGGTGCGCGAAAAGGAGCTGGGCTCGATCCTGAATCTGTACGTGACGCCCGTCACACGCACGGAATTCCTGATCGGCAAGCAGATTCCATATGTCGCGCTGGCCATGCTCAATTTCCTGCTCATGGCGCTGCTCGCCGTGACGCTGTTCGGCGTGCCGATCAAGGGCAGTTTCCTCACGCTTATCACGGCCGTCTTCATTTTCAACGTCGTCGCCACAGGCATTGGCTTGCTCGCGTCGACATTCACCCGCAGCCAGATCGCGGCCCTGTTCTTCACGATGATCGGCACCATGATTCCGGCGATCCAGTTTTCCGGGATGCTCACGCCGGTGCCGTCGATGGAGGGATCGGGCCGGTTCATTGGCGAGATCTATCCGGCGACGTACATGCTCATCATCAGCCGCGGCGTCTTCAACAAGGCGCTCGGGTTTGCCGATCTGGGCAACGCCTTCTGGCCGATGCTCGTTGCCGTGCCCGTGATTCTGGGCGCCACGATCCTGCTGCTCAAGAAACAGGACAAATGA
- a CDS encoding HlyD family secretion protein — protein MTLPNAKKLVPALIVLAVIGLGWYGWKTYSDTGPGAGFASGNGRIEATEVDVATKLAGRVEAIYVREGDFVKAGQVLAKMQIDTLNAQRDEARAQYQQAVTNVAAIQAQAAARLSDKATAEANVAAREAELDAAQRRLSRSETLSKEGASSVQELDDDRARVRSTRAAVTAARAQVAAAQSAVEAANAQVTGSKSTVEAAQATVNRIEADITDSDLKAPRDGRVQYRVAQPGEVLAAGGKVLNLVDLSDVYMTFFLPETVAGRLAIGAEARIILDAAPQYVIPASISFVSSTAQFTPKTVETESERQKLMFRVRAQIAPELLQKHMTLVKTGLPGVAWVKTDSQAPWPAQLQTKLPQ, from the coding sequence ATGACGCTTCCCAACGCCAAGAAACTGGTTCCCGCGCTGATCGTGCTCGCCGTGATCGGGCTGGGCTGGTATGGATGGAAGACCTACAGCGACACCGGTCCCGGTGCGGGTTTTGCGAGTGGAAACGGCCGCATCGAAGCGACCGAAGTCGACGTCGCGACCAAGCTCGCCGGCCGCGTCGAAGCCATTTACGTCAGGGAAGGCGATTTCGTGAAGGCGGGTCAGGTGCTCGCCAAGATGCAGATCGACACACTCAACGCACAGCGCGACGAAGCGCGTGCGCAATATCAGCAAGCCGTGACCAACGTCGCGGCGATTCAGGCGCAGGCCGCCGCGAGGTTGTCCGATAAGGCGACGGCCGAAGCGAATGTCGCAGCGCGCGAAGCCGAACTCGATGCCGCGCAACGGCGTCTGTCGCGTTCCGAGACGTTGTCCAAGGAAGGCGCCTCGTCGGTGCAGGAACTGGACGACGACCGCGCACGCGTTCGCAGCACACGCGCTGCCGTCACCGCCGCCCGCGCGCAAGTGGCTGCCGCGCAGTCCGCCGTGGAAGCCGCCAACGCTCAGGTCACCGGAAGCAAATCGACGGTGGAAGCCGCGCAGGCCACCGTCAACCGTATCGAAGCCGACATCACGGACAGCGACCTCAAGGCGCCGCGCGACGGTCGCGTGCAATATCGCGTCGCGCAGCCGGGCGAAGTGCTCGCGGCGGGAGGCAAGGTGCTCAATCTGGTCGACCTGTCGGACGTGTATATGACGTTCTTCCTGCCCGAGACCGTCGCCGGACGTCTGGCCATCGGCGCCGAAGCGCGCATCATTCTCGACGCCGCGCCGCAGTACGTCATTCCGGCAAGCATCTCGTTTGTCTCCAGCACGGCACAGTTCACGCCGAAAACCGTGGAGACCGAGAGCGAGCGTCAGAAGCTGATGTTCCGTGTGCGCGCGCAGATTGCGCCGGAACTGTTGCAAAAGCATATGACGCTCGTGAAGACCGGCCTGCCCGGCGTGGCGTGGGTGAAGACCGACAGCCAGGCGCCGTGGCCTGCCCAGTTGCAGACCAAGCTGCCGCAGTGA
- a CDS encoding efflux transporter outer membrane subunit, with amino-acid sequence MTTTAALVTTLLSGCLSMAPTYERPAAPVAEVWTPDVSTSAATVAAQPASALDWREYFADPQLRSLIETALANNRDLRVALARVEQARAAYGIQRADLFPSVGVGASETRQRLPGDLSLTGNPYISSQYQVGLGLSTWELDFWGRIRNLKDAALDDYLASDASRRALELSLISQVAQTWLSLREFDERIVLAQQTVDSRAESLRIFTRREQVGSTSKLDLTEVTTLWQQARALVTQLQQQRATQAHALQVLVGAPLDTTPQAIEHTVDDARLMRDLEPGLPSSLLEDRPDIIAAEYQLRAAHANIGAARAAFFPQITLTGSVGTASSALDGLFKAGSAAWAFTPSINIPIFQGGRLVNNLDLAEARRVESIANYEKTIQGAFRDVADALSARRWLADQVTILQATQDAQAERARLAKLRYDHGAAAFLEVLDAQRDLLAIEQQTVQTRRALLSARVSLYTALGGGSRLMPAADAPGGPFARTPRVVVPSPGGTVGATGPTSAAPAVQ; translated from the coding sequence ATGACCACGACAGCCGCACTTGTCACTACCCTGCTTAGCGGCTGTCTGTCGATGGCGCCGACTTATGAGCGCCCAGCGGCCCCGGTGGCCGAGGTGTGGACACCCGATGTCAGCACCTCTGCCGCGACAGTGGCCGCACAGCCTGCGTCTGCGCTCGATTGGCGCGAGTATTTCGCCGATCCGCAATTGCGCAGCCTGATCGAAACCGCATTAGCCAACAATCGCGATCTGCGCGTCGCGCTCGCCCGTGTCGAACAGGCGCGAGCGGCGTATGGCATTCAACGCGCCGATCTGTTTCCGTCAGTCGGTGTCGGCGCCAGCGAGACACGTCAGCGTTTGCCCGGCGATCTGAGCCTCACCGGCAATCCCTATATCAGCAGCCAGTATCAGGTCGGCCTTGGCCTGTCGACGTGGGAGCTGGACTTCTGGGGCCGCATCCGCAATCTGAAGGACGCCGCGCTCGACGATTATCTGGCGTCCGATGCCTCTCGCCGCGCCCTCGAACTGAGCCTGATCTCGCAAGTCGCACAGACGTGGCTGAGCCTGCGTGAATTCGACGAACGTATCGTCCTGGCACAGCAGACGGTCGACAGTCGCGCCGAATCGTTGCGCATCTTCACGCGTCGCGAGCAAGTCGGCTCAACGTCGAAACTCGATCTCACCGAAGTCACCACGCTGTGGCAACAGGCCCGCGCCCTCGTTACGCAACTCCAGCAACAACGCGCTACGCAAGCCCACGCGTTGCAAGTGCTGGTAGGCGCCCCGCTCGACACCACGCCGCAGGCAATCGAGCACACGGTCGACGATGCTCGTCTGATGCGCGATCTCGAACCCGGTCTGCCTTCGTCGCTGCTGGAAGACCGGCCCGACATCATCGCGGCCGAGTATCAACTGCGCGCCGCGCACGCGAACATCGGCGCCGCGCGCGCGGCCTTCTTCCCGCAGATCACGCTCACCGGCTCGGTCGGCACGGCGAGCAGTGCACTTGACGGCCTCTTCAAGGCCGGAAGCGCGGCGTGGGCCTTCACGCCCAGCATCAACATTCCGATCTTTCAGGGCGGACGTCTCGTGAACAACCTCGATCTCGCCGAAGCCCGGCGCGTGGAGTCGATCGCGAATTACGAGAAGACGATTCAGGGAGCGTTCCGCGATGTGGCCGACGCGCTGAGTGCGCGTCGCTGGCTGGCCGATCAGGTCACGATCCTGCAAGCCACGCAGGACGCGCAGGCCGAGCGCGCACGACTTGCCAAGCTGCGTTACGACCACGGCGCAGCGGCCTTTCTCGAAGTGCTCGACGCACAACGCGATCTCCTCGCCATCGAACAACAAACGGTGCAGACGCGCCGCGCGCTGCTGTCTGCGCGCGTGTCGCTCTACACGGCGCTCGGCGGTGGCAGCCGTCTCATGCCCGCTGCCGATGCACCGGGCGGCCCGTTCGCGCGCACGCCTCGCGTGGTCGTGCCATCGCCCGGCGGCACCGTTGGCGCCACCGGCCCGACGAGCGCTGCGCCAGCCGTCCAATAA
- the trpE gene encoding anthranilate synthase component I, whose protein sequence is MTELEFKSLANQGFNRIPLIAEAFADLDTPLSLYLKLALGDRRGANTFLLESVVGGERFGRYSFIGLSAHTLLRSFGPKTEVVRDGTVVETHDGDPLEFITQFQARYKVALRPGMPRFCGGLAGYFGYDAVRYIEKKLAHTTPRDDLNLPDIQLLLTEELAVIDNLTGKLYLIIYADPTQPEAYSKARLRLRELRARLKAPVDAPVTSGSVRTETFREFAKPDYLAAVAKAKEAIEAGELMQVQVGQRLIKPYRDAPLSLYRALRSLNPSPYMYFYNFGDFQVVGASPEILVRQERRQTPDGEHEIVTIRPLAGTRPRGATPERDAELATELLGDPKEIAEHVMLIDLARNDVGRIAQTGTVEVTDKMVIEKYSHVQHIVSSVEGRLQPGLSNIDVLRATFPAGTLTGAPKVRAMELIDELEPVKRGLYGGAVGYLSFGGEMDVAIAIRTGVIKDGNLYVQAAAGIVADSVPESEWQETENKARAVLRAAEQVQDGLDAEY, encoded by the coding sequence ATGACCGAACTCGAATTCAAATCGCTGGCCAATCAAGGCTTCAACCGCATTCCGCTGATCGCCGAAGCCTTCGCCGATCTCGACACGCCGCTCTCGCTGTATCTCAAGCTGGCGCTGGGCGACCGACGTGGCGCAAACACCTTCCTTCTCGAATCCGTCGTCGGCGGCGAGCGCTTCGGCCGCTACTCGTTCATCGGCCTCTCGGCCCACACGCTGCTGCGCAGCTTCGGCCCGAAGACCGAAGTGGTGCGCGACGGCACCGTCGTCGAGACGCATGACGGCGATCCGCTCGAGTTCATCACCCAGTTCCAGGCACGCTACAAAGTGGCGCTGCGCCCGGGCATGCCGCGCTTCTGCGGTGGCCTTGCCGGCTACTTCGGCTATGACGCCGTGCGCTACATCGAGAAGAAGCTCGCGCACACCACGCCGCGCGACGATCTGAACCTGCCCGACATTCAGTTGCTGCTCACGGAAGAACTCGCCGTGATCGACAACCTGACCGGCAAGCTCTACCTCATCATCTACGCCGATCCCACGCAGCCGGAAGCGTATTCGAAGGCCCGCCTGCGTCTGCGCGAATTGCGCGCCCGCCTGAAGGCGCCGGTCGACGCCCCGGTCACCTCCGGCAGCGTGCGCACGGAAACCTTCCGCGAATTCGCCAAGCCGGATTACCTCGCGGCCGTCGCGAAGGCCAAGGAGGCCATCGAGGCCGGTGAACTGATGCAGGTGCAGGTCGGCCAGCGACTCATCAAACCGTATCGCGACGCACCGCTCTCGCTCTACCGCGCGCTACGCTCGCTCAATCCGTCGCCGTACATGTACTTCTACAACTTCGGCGATTTTCAGGTGGTCGGCGCCTCGCCCGAGATCCTCGTGCGTCAGGAGCGTCGCCAGACGCCCGACGGCGAGCACGAAATCGTGACGATCCGACCGCTCGCCGGCACACGTCCGCGCGGCGCCACGCCGGAGCGCGATGCCGAGCTGGCCACCGAATTGCTTGGCGATCCGAAGGAAATTGCCGAACACGTCATGCTCATCGATCTCGCTCGCAACGACGTGGGCCGCATCGCACAGACGGGCACCGTCGAAGTCACCGACAAGATGGTCATCGAGAAGTACTCGCACGTGCAGCACATCGTGAGTTCGGTGGAAGGCCGTCTGCAACCGGGACTGTCGAACATCGACGTGCTGCGCGCCACGTTCCCGGCCGGCACGCTCACCGGCGCACCGAAGGTTCGCGCCATGGAACTGATCGACGAACTCGAGCCGGTCAAGCGCGGCCTCTATGGCGGCGCCGTCGGTTATCTGTCGTTTGGCGGCGAAATGGACGTTGCCATCGCGATTCGCACTGGCGTGATCAAGGACGGCAATCTGTATGTGCAAGCGGCCGCCGGTATCGTGGCCGATTCGGTGCCTGAATCCGAATGGCAAGAGACGGAAAACAAGGCGCGCGCCGTGCTGCGTGCGGCAGAACAGGTGCAGGACGGTCTCGACGCCGAGTACTGA
- a CDS encoding phosphoglycolate phosphatase — protein sequence MTQTTPTAGLQLDGIRAVLIDLDGTMVDTAGDFGVALNAMLADLGAEPVPTERLMTFVGKGTANLVRKTLAERFPEADIDGLFERAQDKYEAVYTSINGEHTALYPEVREGLAALHEAGLPVACITNKQHRFAVALLEHYGLSDQFDLVYGGDSWPKRKPDPMPLLKACEAFGVSPAQAVLIGDSGNDAQAARAAGCRSLTVPYGYNHGESIQTIDTDGIVASILGAARAICPKATPSLAS from the coding sequence ATGACCCAAACGACACCGACCGCCGGCCTTCAACTCGATGGCATCCGCGCAGTGCTGATCGACCTCGACGGCACGATGGTCGACACGGCAGGCGACTTCGGCGTGGCGCTCAATGCCATGCTGGCCGATCTGGGCGCCGAGCCCGTGCCGACCGAGCGCCTCATGACCTTCGTCGGTAAGGGCACCGCCAATCTGGTGCGCAAGACCCTCGCCGAGCGATTCCCCGAGGCCGACATCGACGGCCTGTTCGAGCGCGCACAGGACAAGTACGAAGCTGTCTACACGTCGATCAATGGCGAGCACACCGCCCTCTACCCCGAAGTCCGCGAAGGGCTGGCGGCCTTGCACGAAGCGGGTCTGCCGGTCGCTTGCATCACCAACAAGCAGCATCGCTTCGCGGTGGCGCTGCTCGAGCACTACGGCCTGTCGGATCAATTCGACCTCGTCTACGGCGGCGATTCGTGGCCCAAGCGCAAACCGGACCCGATGCCGCTCCTCAAAGCCTGCGAGGCTTTCGGGGTATCGCCCGCGCAAGCCGTGCTGATCGGCGACTCGGGCAACGACGCACAAGCCGCCCGTGCAGCGGGCTGCCGCTCGCTCACCGTGCCCTATGGGTACAACCATGGCGAATCTATACAAACGATCGACACGGATGGTATAGTCGCCTCAATTCTGGGCGCCGCCCGGGCCATCTGCCCCAAGGCAACGCCCTCTCTAGCGAGCTGA
- the rpe gene encoding ribulose-phosphate 3-epimerase, producing MTQFCIAPSILSADFARLGEEVRNVVAAGADWIHFDVMDNHYVPNLTIGPMVCEAIRPHVDVPIDVHLMVRPVDRIVPDFAKAGANLITFHPEASEHIDRTLGLIHDNGCKAGLVFNPGTPLNYLDHVMDRLDMVLIMSVNPGFGGQSFIPEALNKLRAVRARIDAYTAETGREIRLEIDGGVKVDNIAEIAAAGADTFVAGSAIFGKPDYKAVIDEMRAQLASVA from the coding sequence ATGACGCAATTCTGTATCGCCCCCAGCATCCTGTCCGCCGACTTTGCCCGGCTGGGCGAAGAAGTCCGTAACGTCGTGGCGGCTGGCGCCGACTGGATTCACTTCGACGTCATGGACAACCATTACGTTCCCAACCTGACCATCGGCCCGATGGTGTGCGAGGCCATCCGCCCGCACGTGGACGTGCCCATCGACGTGCATCTGATGGTACGCCCGGTCGACCGCATCGTGCCCGACTTCGCCAAGGCCGGCGCCAATCTGATCACGTTCCATCCGGAAGCCTCGGAACACATCGACCGCACCCTCGGCCTGATTCACGACAACGGCTGCAAGGCCGGCCTCGTGTTCAACCCGGGTACCCCGCTGAATTACCTCGATCACGTGATGGATCGTCTGGACATGGTGCTCATCATGTCGGTGAACCCCGGCTTCGGCGGCCAGTCGTTCATCCCCGAGGCGCTCAACAAGCTGCGCGCCGTGCGCGCGCGCATCGACGCCTATACGGCCGAGACCGGCCGTGAGATTCGTCTGGAAATCGACGGCGGCGTGAAGGTCGACAACATCGCCGAAATCGCCGCCGCGGGTGCCGACACGTTCGTCGCCGGGTCGGCCATCTTCGGCAAACCCGACTACAAGGCGGTGATCGACGAGATGCGCGCCCAACTGGCGAGCGTGGCATGA
- the apaG gene encoding Co2+/Mg2+ efflux protein ApaG, whose product MSQYEFTVTVRPQYLPEQSEPDRRQFAFAYTITIRNSGEVPAQLISRHWVITDGDNHVQEVNGLGVVGHQPFLQPGEQFEYTSWAMVATPVGTMRGEYFCVAEDGTRFEAPIAEFALTMPRTLH is encoded by the coding sequence ATGAGCCAGTACGAATTTACCGTCACGGTGCGCCCGCAATATCTCCCGGAGCAATCGGAACCGGACCGTCGGCAATTCGCCTTCGCCTATACGATTACGATTCGCAACAGCGGAGAGGTGCCGGCCCAACTGATCTCGCGCCACTGGGTGATCACCGACGGCGACAACCATGTGCAGGAAGTCAACGGTCTGGGCGTGGTTGGCCATCAGCCGTTCCTGCAACCCGGCGAGCAATTCGAATACACGAGCTGGGCGATGGTCGCCACGCCGGTCGGCACCATGCGCGGCGAGTACTTCTGCGTCGCGGAAGACGGCACGCGTTTCGAAGCGCCCATCGCCGAATTCGCGCTGACCATGCCGCGCACCCTGCACTGA
- the mltA gene encoding murein transglycosylase A yields the protein MTLFLNVFGRWRAGRGLALAAFAALLYGCSSVPPSGTYRPGTPPSTVATPPSGVGRMQAVSWSQVEGWQDDSLIGARLALAQSCVKLGRQNNWQPACRAAEHLDDLDPAAVRQFFEQYFTPFRISNSDGTQSGLITGYYEPLLHGSRVRGGIYQTPLYKWPAGRKAGSLPARSELMRSGMLRGYELVYVDDPIEAFFLQVQGSGQVLLDDGSIMRVGYAGNNDQPYKSIGRWLIDRGEITAAQATMQGIRAWARANPSRVDALLDVNPRFVFFREMPNHGVGGIEGPIGALGVPLTAERSIAVDPASIPLGSPVFLATTRPPFGAQANAPINRLMFAQDTGSAIKGGVRADFFWGLGDDAGDLAGRMRQSGRMWVFLPNQ from the coding sequence ATGACGCTCTTCCTGAATGTGTTCGGGCGGTGGCGCGCCGGCCGGGGCCTGGCGCTCGCCGCGTTTGCCGCATTGCTTTACGGTTGTTCGAGTGTGCCTCCTTCGGGCACCTATCGTCCAGGTACGCCGCCATCGACGGTCGCCACACCGCCTTCGGGCGTGGGTCGCATGCAGGCCGTGTCGTGGTCGCAGGTCGAAGGATGGCAGGACGACTCGCTCATCGGCGCGCGCCTTGCGCTCGCCCAGAGCTGCGTGAAGCTGGGCCGTCAGAACAATTGGCAACCCGCGTGCCGTGCGGCCGAGCATCTCGACGATCTGGACCCGGCGGCAGTGCGGCAGTTCTTCGAGCAGTACTTTACGCCGTTTCGTATCTCGAACTCCGACGGCACGCAATCCGGCCTGATCACGGGCTACTACGAGCCGCTGCTGCATGGCTCGCGGGTGCGCGGTGGTATCTACCAGACGCCGCTCTACAAATGGCCCGCCGGCCGCAAGGCCGGATCGCTGCCGGCGCGCTCGGAACTCATGCGCAGCGGCATGTTGCGCGGCTACGAACTGGTCTATGTGGATGACCCCATCGAGGCATTCTTCCTCCAGGTGCAAGGCTCCGGTCAGGTGCTGCTCGACGACGGTTCGATCATGCGTGTGGGCTACGCCGGCAACAACGACCAGCCCTACAAGTCGATCGGACGCTGGCTAATCGATCGCGGCGAGATCACCGCCGCGCAGGCGACGATGCAGGGCATCCGCGCCTGGGCGCGTGCCAATCCGTCGCGTGTGGACGCCTTGCTCGACGTGAACCCGCGCTTCGTCTTCTTCCGCGAAATGCCGAATCACGGCGTGGGCGGCATCGAAGGGCCGATTGGCGCGCTGGGCGTGCCGCTCACGGCCGAGCGCTCGATTGCCGTCGATCCGGCGTCGATCCCGCTGGGCAGTCCGGTGTTCCTCGCAACGACGCGTCCGCCCTTCGGTGCGCAAGCGAATGCGCCGATCAACCGGCTGATGTTCGCGCAGGACACGGGCAGTGCCATCAAGGGCGGCGTTCGCGCCGACTTCTTCTGGGGGCTCGGCGACGACGCGGGCGATCTGGCCGGACGCATGCGCCAGAGCGGCCGGATGTGGGTCTTTCTGCCCAATCAGTGA